One window from the genome of Candidatus Zixiibacteriota bacterium encodes:
- a CDS encoding metallophosphoesterase family protein: MRLALISDIHGNLEALTAVLRDIEDKGADEIACLGDVVGYGCDPQACLELVARTCRVKLLGNHDAAALGRTPIEGYNSTARITAEWTRTVLSDRDRACLESFTLQHRALGALLVHASPCRPDQWPYILAPDEAAEAFGAFTEPICFHGHTHIPAIFTEIPGAFPARRVAHDIDPHEESRYLINVGSVGQPRDRDPRACWTLYDAAEGAIAFRRVAYDIARTQSKMSEAHLPDTLVERLAAGR, from the coding sequence ATGCGGCTGGCGCTGATATCGGACATCCACGGCAACCTCGAGGCGCTCACCGCCGTCCTGCGCGACATCGAGGATAAGGGGGCCGACGAGATCGCGTGCCTCGGGGACGTGGTCGGCTACGGCTGTGACCCGCAGGCCTGTCTCGAGCTCGTCGCCCGCACCTGCCGGGTCAAACTGCTGGGCAACCACGACGCGGCGGCGCTCGGGCGCACGCCCATCGAGGGCTACAACTCCACCGCGCGTATCACCGCCGAGTGGACGCGCACCGTGCTGAGCGACCGCGACCGCGCCTGCCTGGAAAGCTTCACCCTGCAGCACCGCGCCCTCGGCGCCCTGCTCGTCCACGCCTCCCCCTGCCGGCCCGACCAATGGCCCTACATCCTCGCCCCGGACGAGGCGGCCGAGGCCTTCGGCGCCTTCACCGAACCGATCTGCTTCCACGGCCACACGCACATTCCGGCGATCTTCACCGAAATCCCGGGCGCCTTCCCGGCCCGCCGGGTCGCCCACGACATCGACCCCCACGAGGAAAGCCGCTACCTCATCAACGTCGGATCGGTCGGCCAGCCCCGCGACCGCGATCCGCGGGCCTGCTGGACCCTCTACGATGCGGCCGAGGGCGCCATCGCCTTCCGCCGCGTCGCGTACGATATCGCGCGAACGCAGTCGAAAATGTCCGAGGCGCACTTGCCGGATACCCTGGTGGAGCGTCTCGCTGCAGGAAGATAG
- a CDS encoding FHA domain-containing protein — MPEIVVKYDDKVIERIVTEKKRLSIGRTNENDIVLENRGVSRRHAMIEFNDNAAVVIDNESLNGTFVNNRRISEEVLRDSDVITIGKYNLVYRSQSQQTAGDDLSTMDGTMVLNTKQQKQLIENDRRERQLVERYGGSVIVGESNADFSEYRLDRDVITIGRAKFVHIRAKGLFLSGIQAKIVRDTGGFIIVNLGRKGKVRVNGETIDRAVLKNGDLIEVGKSTFKFIEGRA; from the coding sequence ATGCCGGAAATTGTGGTCAAATACGATGACAAGGTGATCGAGCGCATCGTCACCGAGAAGAAGCGCCTTTCCATAGGCCGCACCAACGAAAACGACATCGTCCTGGAAAACCGCGGCGTCTCCCGCCGCCACGCCATGATCGAGTTCAACGACAACGCCGCCGTCGTCATCGACAACGAATCCCTCAACGGCACCTTCGTCAACAACCGCCGCATCAGCGAGGAGGTGCTGCGCGACTCCGACGTCATCACCATCGGCAAGTACAACCTGGTCTACCGCAGCCAGTCGCAGCAGACCGCCGGCGACGACCTCAGCACCATGGACGGCACCATGGTCCTCAACACCAAGCAGCAGAAACAGCTCATCGAGAACGACCGCCGCGAGCGCCAACTGGTCGAGCGATACGGCGGCTCCGTCATCGTCGGCGAGTCCAACGCCGACTTCTCCGAGTACCGCCTCGACCGGGACGTCATCACCATCGGCCGCGCCAAGTTCGTCCACATCCGCGCCAAGGGCCTCTTCCTCTCCGGCATCCAGGCGAAAATCGTCCGCGACACCGGCGGCTTCATCATCGTCAACCTCGGCCGCAAGGGAAAGGTCCGGGTCAACGGCGAGACCATCGACCGCGCGGTCCTGAAAAACGGCGACCTCATCGAGGTCGGCAAGAGTACTTTCAAATTCATCGAGGGACGAGCCTGA